A stretch of Mesorhizobium sp. M2A.F.Ca.ET.046.03.2.1 DNA encodes these proteins:
- a CDS encoding aldo/keto reductase — protein sequence MHQRRFGRTGWQVSEIGFGSWAIGADWGDVEEKDGIAALNAALDSGVTMIDTADVYGDGRAEKLIAKTLKGRGGARPMVATKAGKRLNPHVASGYNRQNLTSFVERSLRYLEVDVLDLVQLHCPMTEVFYQPETFEALDRLVEEGKIRHYGVSVEKVEEGIKALQYPGVVSVQIIYNMFRQRPAELFFDMARQKDVAIIVRVPLASGLLSGKFKSDSSFSAKDHRNYNRQGEAFDVGETFSGVNYQEGLQAVEELRPLLPPGATMAQWALRWILMNPAVTVTIPGAKSVRQAQENAAASDLPALSPQVMERIADIYERRIKAAVHQRW from the coding sequence ATGCATCAAAGGCGATTTGGCCGCACCGGCTGGCAAGTGTCGGAAATCGGCTTCGGCAGTTGGGCGATCGGCGCCGACTGGGGTGACGTCGAGGAGAAGGACGGCATCGCGGCGCTGAATGCGGCGCTCGATTCAGGCGTGACGATGATCGACACGGCCGATGTCTATGGCGACGGCCGGGCGGAAAAACTGATCGCGAAGACGCTGAAGGGGCGGGGCGGCGCGAGGCCGATGGTCGCCACCAAAGCCGGCAAGCGGCTAAACCCGCATGTCGCTTCCGGCTACAATCGCCAGAACCTGACCAGCTTCGTCGAGCGCAGCCTGCGCTATCTCGAGGTCGACGTGCTCGACCTGGTCCAGCTCCACTGTCCGATGACGGAGGTCTTCTACCAGCCCGAGACGTTCGAGGCGCTGGACAGGCTGGTCGAGGAGGGCAAGATCCGTCACTACGGCGTCAGCGTCGAGAAGGTCGAGGAAGGCATCAAGGCGCTGCAATATCCAGGCGTCGTCAGCGTCCAGATCATCTACAACATGTTCCGGCAGCGACCCGCGGAGCTGTTCTTCGACATGGCGCGCCAGAAGGATGTCGCCATCATCGTCAGGGTGCCGCTGGCCAGCGGGCTCTTGTCCGGCAAGTTCAAGAGCGATTCCAGTTTCAGTGCCAAGGACCACCGCAACTACAACCGGCAGGGCGAGGCCTTCGACGTCGGCGAGACATTCTCCGGCGTGAACTATCAGGAAGGCCTGCAGGCGGTCGAGGAATTGCGGCCGCTGCTGCCGCCAGGCGCGACAATGGCGCAATGGGCGCTGCGCTGGATACTGATGAACCCGGCGGTGACGGTGACCATTCCGGGCGCCAAGTCCGTCCGGCAGGCGCAGGAAAACGCCGCCGCGTCCGACCTGCCGGCGCTGTCGCCGCAAGTGATGGAGCGCATCGCCGACATCTATGAGCGGCGCATCAAGGCCGCTGTGCACCAGCGCTGGTGA
- a CDS encoding FAD-binding oxidoreductase, with protein sequence MNAVPPNSASLIAALTGVLSDGGLLTEAEDLVRYSRDWSGDHFGRPLAVARPSSVEEMSALMRRCHAERIPVVPQGGLTGLVGAAVAADGNEVVVSLERMNRIRSISPIDFAMVVEAGCILEDAKRAAEESDCILPITFGAQGSCRIGGNVATNAGGFNVLRYGMTRDLVLGLEVVLADGRIWNGLKVLRKDNRGYDLKQVFIGSEGTLGIVTAAALKLFPRPTQIETALVGLRSVEDAMALYARARRGCSDLLTAFELILRGGIEITMREGKDFHEPLGKPYPAYVLIEVSSGGLIDLKDMLLSFLAGVEDLVEDGIVASTRAQGERLWLYREIMVERQGRGGRYLRTDVSVPISKLADFVTDALFELGRARPDALPVTYGHVGDGNIHLNVVPPEGMAAEAIEHLFEEAEAEIFAVVDRYGGSISAEHGIGRVKQRAFLDRVDPVALDLAAGIKDAIDPRHILSNGRILASASALDYR encoded by the coding sequence ATGAATGCCGTGCCGCCCAATTCCGCATCTCTGATCGCCGCCCTCACCGGCGTGCTGTCAGATGGCGGGTTACTGACCGAGGCAGAGGACCTTGTCCGCTACAGCCGCGACTGGTCGGGCGACCATTTCGGCCGCCCGCTGGCGGTGGCGCGGCCCAGCTCGGTGGAAGAGATGTCGGCGCTGATGAGGCGCTGCCATGCCGAGAGGATCCCCGTCGTGCCACAGGGCGGGCTGACCGGCCTTGTCGGAGCGGCGGTGGCGGCTGACGGCAACGAGGTCGTCGTCTCGTTGGAGCGCATGAACAGGATCCGCTCGATCAGCCCGATCGACTTCGCGATGGTGGTCGAAGCCGGCTGCATCCTCGAGGATGCCAAGCGCGCGGCCGAGGAGAGCGACTGCATCCTGCCGATCACCTTCGGTGCGCAGGGCAGCTGCCGCATCGGCGGCAATGTCGCCACCAATGCCGGCGGCTTCAACGTGCTGCGTTACGGCATGACACGCGACCTTGTGCTCGGCCTCGAAGTTGTGCTGGCCGACGGCCGGATCTGGAACGGACTGAAGGTCCTGCGCAAGGACAACCGCGGCTATGATCTGAAGCAGGTCTTCATCGGTTCGGAAGGCACGCTCGGCATCGTCACCGCCGCTGCGCTGAAGCTCTTCCCCAGGCCGACGCAGATCGAAACGGCGCTCGTCGGCCTGCGTTCGGTCGAGGACGCGATGGCGCTCTATGCGCGGGCGCGGCGCGGCTGCAGCGACCTGCTCACCGCCTTCGAGCTGATCCTGCGCGGCGGCATCGAGATCACCATGCGCGAGGGCAAGGATTTCCACGAGCCGCTCGGCAAGCCTTACCCCGCCTATGTGCTGATCGAGGTTTCGTCCGGAGGACTGATCGACCTCAAGGATATGCTGTTGAGTTTTCTCGCGGGCGTCGAGGATCTCGTCGAGGACGGAATCGTGGCATCGACCCGGGCGCAGGGTGAGCGCCTGTGGCTCTACCGCGAGATCATGGTCGAGCGGCAGGGGCGCGGCGGCCGCTATCTGCGCACCGACGTCTCCGTGCCGATCTCGAAGCTTGCCGATTTCGTCACCGATGCACTGTTCGAATTGGGGCGGGCGAGACCCGACGCGCTGCCCGTCACCTACGGCCATGTCGGCGACGGCAACATCCATCTCAACGTCGTGCCGCCGGAGGGCATGGCGGCCGAGGCGATCGAGCATCTGTTCGAGGAGGCGGAAGCGGAGATTTTCGCCGTCGTCGACCGCTATGGCGGCTCGATCAGCGCCGAGCACGGCATCGGCCGGGTCAAGCAGCGGGCCTTCCTCGACCGCGTCGATCCGGTGGCGCTCGATCTTGCGGCAGGCATCAAGGATGCGATTGATCCGCGCCATATATTGAGCAACGGCCGCATTCTGGCGTCCGCATCCGCGCTCGACTATAGGTGA
- a CDS encoding FadR/GntR family transcriptional regulator has protein sequence MTLKLDKVNRGPHLSTLVASSISREIAQGRLKPGDQLPTEQALATTFGVSRNVVREAIARLRSEGRIWSQQGRGAFVADATNATVLTIDYETLQRADSFRNLFELRGMLEVQIAALAATRRSDADIVAMEQALDGMRTAPYGSVAWLKNDLGFHRAVAEATQNPYMGQFLVFVSERVRESILAAGNQQKSDDMARTTLGEHERILAAIKAGDAKGASSAMTRHLAGAASRVGLPGGEASAKPASTARHSRLRKAVRGQAAG, from the coding sequence ATGACGCTGAAGCTCGACAAGGTCAATCGCGGTCCGCACCTCTCCACGCTCGTGGCGAGTTCCATCTCGCGCGAGATCGCGCAGGGGCGGCTGAAGCCCGGCGATCAGCTTCCGACCGAACAGGCGCTGGCGACCACGTTCGGGGTCAGCCGCAACGTGGTGCGCGAAGCGATCGCAAGGCTGCGCTCCGAAGGCCGCATCTGGTCGCAGCAGGGCAGGGGCGCCTTCGTTGCCGACGCTACCAACGCGACGGTGCTGACGATCGACTATGAAACCTTGCAGCGGGCGGATTCCTTCCGCAACCTGTTCGAACTGCGCGGCATGCTGGAAGTGCAGATCGCCGCACTGGCCGCGACCCGCCGCTCCGATGCCGATATCGTGGCGATGGAACAGGCACTCGACGGGATGCGCACGGCTCCCTATGGCAGCGTCGCCTGGCTGAAGAACGACCTCGGTTTCCACCGCGCCGTCGCCGAGGCGACCCAGAACCCCTATATGGGCCAGTTCCTCGTCTTCGTCTCGGAACGGGTGCGCGAGAGCATCCTGGCCGCCGGCAACCAGCAGAAATCCGACGACATGGCGCGCACGACACTGGGCGAGCACGAGCGCATCCTGGCGGCGATCAAGGCCGGCGACGCGAAGGGCGCGAGCTCCGCCATGACGCGGCATCTAGCAGGTGCGGCTTCTCGCGTAGGACTGCCGGGAGGCGAGGCCTCGGCGAAGCCAGCGTCGACGGCGCGGCATTCGCGGCTGCGGAAGGCTGTGCGCGGGCAGGCGGCGGGGTAG
- a CDS encoding FCD domain-containing protein translates to MTDREGAMFGAIRQSPNLRGELVDKFAAQIEAGDLAPGQRLPTEQEIVNATGVSRTVVREALASLRARGLITTRQGLGAFVAQEPPPKTFSIVPTDVESIDEILAVLELRMGVEAEAAALAATRRTAKDLALMAKQLGAIDRAIAETGLAATEDAAFHRAISLASHNAYFSRLFDTFGTAMIPRQWTQFDRMEPAERERHFERTRREHRAIHDAIAARDAKAAQRAMRLHLTRSYKRFEQLRDSAGK, encoded by the coding sequence ATGACGGATCGCGAGGGAGCAATGTTCGGCGCCATTCGCCAGTCCCCCAACCTCAGGGGCGAGCTGGTCGACAAGTTTGCCGCGCAGATCGAGGCCGGCGATCTTGCGCCGGGACAGCGGCTTCCCACCGAGCAGGAGATTGTCAACGCGACGGGCGTCAGCCGGACGGTGGTTCGCGAGGCGCTGGCTTCGCTCCGCGCACGAGGGCTGATCACGACACGGCAGGGCCTTGGCGCCTTTGTGGCCCAGGAGCCGCCGCCGAAAACCTTTTCCATCGTGCCGACGGATGTCGAATCGATCGACGAGATCCTGGCGGTGCTCGAGCTCCGCATGGGCGTCGAAGCCGAAGCGGCGGCGCTGGCGGCCACGCGCCGCACCGCCAAGGACCTTGCGCTCATGGCCAAGCAGCTTGGCGCCATCGACCGGGCGATCGCCGAGACGGGTCTTGCTGCGACCGAGGATGCGGCTTTCCATCGGGCGATTTCGCTCGCCTCGCACAACGCCTACTTCAGCCGGCTCTTCGACACGTTCGGCACCGCGATGATCCCGCGGCAGTGGACGCAATTCGACCGGATGGAGCCCGCCGAGCGCGAACGGCATTTCGAGCGGACGCGGCGCGAGCACCGGGCGATCCATGATGCCATCGCAGCACGCGACGCCAAGGCGGCGCAGCGCGCGATGCGGCTGCACTTGACCCGTTCCTACAAGCGCTTCGAGCAGCTCCGCGACAGTGCCGGGAAGTAA